GATGCCGGCATTCCGGGGCTGGCCTTCGGCCCCAACGAAGCGAAGATGGGCTGGAACGCCCAGCCCACCCGGCAAGTGATCCTCGACGGCGTCCGGTTGCCCACGACCGCGCTGCTCGGCGCCGAGAACGGCGGCTTCGCGATCGCAATGGCCGCTCTCGACGGTGGACGGCTCAACATCGGTGCGTGTTCCCTCGGCGGCGCACAGTACGCCCTGAACCGGGCGAGGAGCTACCTGCGCGACCGGCACGCCTTCGGTGCCCCGCTGGCCCACGCGCAGGCCCTGCGCTTCCGTGTCGCGGACGCCCACACACTGCTCGCCGCCGCTCGGCTGTTGCTCCACCAGGCCGCTGACGCGCTCGACAGTGACGCTCCGGACGCCACCGCCAGCTGCGCCATGGCCAAACGGCTGGCCACCGACACCGGATTCGACGTGGCCAACACCGCCCTCCAACTGCACGGCGGCTACGGCTACCTCAGCGAGACCGGCATCGAAAAGGTCGTCCGCGACCTGCGCGTCCACCAGATCCTCGAGGGGACCAACGAAATCATGCGGCTGATCATCGCCCGCAGCCTGCTCGACGAACGGAACGCGGCATGAGCGCGCCACCGGTCATCGCCCGGCTGACCGGCCACCTCGGGCACCTGACCCTGAACCGGCCAGCCGCGATCAACGCCCTCACCGCCGAGATGGTCACCATCATCCGGCACACCCTGGCACTGTGGGCTGCCTCCGACCGCGTCCGTACCGTCCTGGTCACCGGCGCGGGCGGCCGTGGCCTGTGCGCGGGCGGCGACATCCGTGCCATCCACGCCGACGCCGTCTCCGGCGGCACCGGCTCACTGGACTTCTGGGCCGACGAGTACCGGCTCAACGCCACCATCGCCGCCTACCCGAAGCCGATCGTGGCCTGGATGGACGGACTGGTCATGGGCGGTGGTATCGGTATCTCCGGGCACGCCGCGCTGCGGGTGGTGACGCAGCGGTCCCGGCTTGCCATGCCCGAGGTGGGCATCGGCTTCCACCCCGACGTCGGCGGATCGTGGCTGCTCTCTCACGCACCCGGCCAACTCGGCACCCACCTCGCCCTCACCGGCACCCCGATCGGCGCCGCCGACGCCATCGCCGCTGGTCTCGCCGACCACTACATTCCGTCCGAGCGGCTGCCCTACCTGAGGCTCGCGCTGGCCCGCCGCGACGCCGCCGGCGCCGTCGCCTCGTTCGCCACCGCACCCCCTGAATCCGACCTCACCGCGGCGCGCGGCTGGATCGACGACTGCTACTCCGGCGACACCATGGACGGCATCGTCGAGCGACTCGCCCGCCATCCCGACGCCGATGCGCGCGCCGCGGCCGAGACGATCGCTACCCGATCACCCACCTCGCTGGCCGTCACACTCCGCTCGCTGCGAAGCGCGGCGCGCCTGCCGGACCTGCCCGCAGCGCTGGCCCAGGAGTACCGGCTGTCCGCCGCGCTGCTGCGGCTGCCCGACCTCGCCGAAGGCATCCGCGCCCAGATCATCGACAAGGATCGGCAACCCCGCTGGCAACCGGCGACCGTCGCCGATGTGCCGCCAGAACTCGTGGACGCCTGTATCGCCCCGATCGACAACCCGCCGGACCTGCGCGTGGAGGGACAGAAATGATCGCGTTCCTGGGACTGGGCAACATGGGCGGTCCGATGGCCGCCAACCTCGTCACCGCCGGCCACCAGGTCATCGGATACGACCCGGCACCCACCGCCGTCGAGCGGGTAGCCGCACGCGGCGTCACCGTGGCCGACAGCGCCGCAGCGGCGGTACGCGGCGCCGACACGGTGATCACGATGCTCCCGACGGGACAACACCTGGCCGAGTGCTACGACACGGTGCTCGACACCGCCGCCCCCGGCGCACTGCTGCTGGACTGCTCCACCGTCGCCGTCAACGACGCGCAGGCGGTCGCCGCCCGGGCCGCCGAGGCAGGTTTCGCGCCACTGGACGCGCCCGTCTCCGGCGGCGTCGCCGGTGCCACCGCCGGCACCCTCACCTTCATGGTCGGCGGTGACGCTGCCGCCCTGCAACGAGCCCGCCCGCTGCTGAAGGTGATGGGCTCCCGGATCATCCACTGCGGCGCGGCCGGTGCCGGCCAAGCCGCGAAGATCTGCAACAACATGGTGCTCGGGATCTCCATGATCGCAGTGTCCGAGGCATTCCTGCTCGGCCGGTCGCTGGGCCTGAACGACCAAGCGTTGTTCGACGTGGCGTCGACCTCGTCGGCCCAGTGCTGGGCGTTGACCAGCTACTGCCCGGTGCCCGGACCGGTGCCAACCAGCCCGGCCAACCGCGGCTACGAGGGCGGCTTCTCCGCCGTGCTGATGCGCAAGGACCTCCACCTGGCGCAGACCAGCGCAGCGCGAACCGACGTCGACACCCCGCTCGGGGCCGCTGCCGCCGCCCTCTACGACCAGTTCGTCGCCGCAGGCAACGGCGAACTGGACTTCTCCGCGATCATCACCGCCCTCGCCACCCACCCGCGCACCCCGGAGGCAGCCTCATGACCGACGAGCACACCATCGTGGTCGACATCGACCACCCCGGCGTCGCGGTGATCACCCTGAACCGCCCGCACGCGCTCAACGCCCTGTCGCTTCAGGTCATGCGGGACCTGACCGCAGCCGCCGCATCGCTGGACGCCGACCCCACCGTCAAGGCCATCGTCATCACCGGCTCGGCCAAGGCGTTCGCCGCCGGCGCCGATATCAAGGAAATGGCCGACCGCACCTACAGCGAGATGTACGCCGCCGACTGGTTCGGCGGATGGTCGGCACTGAGCGCCGTACGCACCCCGCTGATCGCCGCCGTCGCCGGCTACGCACTCGGCGGAGGCTGCGAACTGGCGATGATGTGCGACATCCTCATCGCCGCCGACACCGCACGCTTCGGCCAACCGGAGATCACCCTCGGCGTGATCCCCGGAATGGGCGGATCACAACGCCTGACCCGGGCCATCGGCAAAGCCAAGGCCATGGATCTCTGCCTGACCGGGCGGGCGATCACCGCCGACGAGGCCGAACGCGCCGGCCTGGTCTCCCGCGTCGTTCCCGCCGAACAACTACTCGAACAGGCACTCCAGGTCGCCACGCGGATCGCCAGCATGTCCGCGCCAGCCGCCCGCATGGTCAAGGAAGCGGTCAACCGCTCCTTCGAAGTCACCCTGGCCGAAGGCCTGCTGCACGAGCGACGGCTGTTCCACGCCACCTTCGCCACCGACGACCAGACCGAGGGCATGGCCGCCTTCATCGCCAAACGCCCGCCACTGTTCACAGATCGGTAGCTAGGTGGCCATCCGCCTCTGAGCGAGAGCCGGCGCCTCTCGTCACCTGTCGCTGCTGGTCAGCGAGGACGCGATCCGTTGGTGAGCCACTTGGTGGACACCGTCTCCACGGCGCTGTAAGCCAACATGCCGATGCCGGCGTCCCCGAGGAGTTGGGCCCGCGCCGAGTGGGAACCCGAGCCGGGTCCGATGGCGGCGTTCAACTGGTGATCGACGGGGCCGGGGCGGCGCGCCAGTACCCGCAGAAGTAGACGCGCTCCTTGGCCATGCCGCGGTCCTGCACGAGGTGTCGGCGTACTGAGGTGACCATGCTGGACTCGCCGGCGACAAAGGCATAAGGGGTGCCCACGGGCAACTCGGATCCGCGCAGGGTGCGCAGCGCGATGTCGCTCCGCCCGGCCGCCTCCGCGCCCCGGTGCAACCAGGTGAGGCGGGCTCCGTCGGGGAGGGCGATCGGCATCTCGTCCGTGGCGTCGCCGACCTCCAGCAGCACCACGGCGGGGATACGGGACGGCAGCGCCTCGACGGTCGCGGCGATCGCCGGCAGGGCGGTCTCGTCGCCGATGAGCAGCTGCCAGACGGTGTCGGGCGGTGGAGCGTACTCCGCGCCGTCGCTGAGCACGCCGATCTGGTCACCGACGGCCGCGGAGGCGGCCCACGACGAGCCGGGGCCGGTGTCACCGTGCAGGACGAAGTCGATGTCCATCTCGCGCCGGGCCTCGTCGAGCCGGCGCACCGTGTAGTTGCGGACGATCGGCCGGACCTCCGCCGGCATCGCCTGCACCGCTGGCCACCAGCTGTCGGCGCCATCGGGTAGGCGCAGCTCGGCACCGGGCTCCGGCGGGAGGAACACCCGGACTAGGTGGTCTGGTCCGTCGTAGCCGAACGTGTCCAGCTCGGCTCCGGTGAGGGTGATGCGGACCAGTCGTGGCGTCAGTTTCCGGGTGGCGAGAACCCGCGCCGGCATGGGCCGCCGGACGCGGGCGGGTGATGTGGCGGTGTCAGCCGTCATGGTCCTCCGGTCCTCCCGCTCGACTGAACTTAGGTTAGCCTATGCTCACTTCAGCTGGGCGGATGCGGTGGCGGGAGAACCTGTGCAACTGGTGGACGGTGCGGCGGACGTCGCGGCACCGCAGCGGCGCGCCGCTGCCCGACCGGCCACCCGCCATTCGCTACCCCTGCTCTCCGGGCTGGTCGTCGCCGTGGCGGTGCTCGCCACCGTCGCGATCGCCAGCGTCTCGGTCGGCGCCAAACCGATCGGGGCCGGCGACGTGTTCGCCAGCCTGCTCGCGTACGACCCGGCCGACGGTGACCACCTCGTGGTGCGCACGCTGCGGGTGCCCCGGACGGTGGTGGGGCTCCTCGCCGGCATGGCCCTCGGGCTCTCCGGCGCGATCATGCAAGGGCTGACCCGCAACCCGCTCGCCGATCCCGGGCTGCTCGGCGTCAACGCGGGCGCGGCGCTGTTCGTGGTGACCGGCATCAGCCTCTTCGGTGTCACGACCCTGACCGGGTACGTGTGGTTCGCCTTCGTGGGAGCGGCGGTGACCGCGGTCGTGGTGTACGGCATCGCGGCCTTCGGTCGCGACGGTGCCACCCCGGTCAAGCTGGCACTGGCCGGTGCCGCGGTCAGTGCGGCACTCGCCTCGGTCACCACCGCCCTGCTGCTCACCGACACCGACGCGTTCGACCACTTCCGGCTCTGGCAGGTCGGCTCGCTCGCCGGTCGCGGTACCGACCTGGCCGGGCAGGCGCTGCCGTTCATGCTGGCCGGGGTGCTGCTCGCGCTGCCGTGTGGCCGGCTGCTCAACACGCTCTCCCTCGGCGACGACGTGGCGCGGGGGCTCGGGCAGAACGTGGCGGCCACCCGCGTGCTCGGCGCGCTCTGCGTGGTCGTGCTCTGCGGCACGGCCACCGCACTGGCCGGGCCGGTCGCCTTCGTCGGGCTGGCCGTGCCGCACGTGGCCCGGCTGATCACCGGCCCGGACTACCGCTGGATCCTGCCGTACGCCATGGTGCTGGCACCGACCCTGCTGCTGGCCGCGGACGTCGTCGGCCGGGTGCTGGCCCGCCCGGCGGAGGTGCAGGTCGGCGTGGTGACCGCGGTGATCGGCGCGCCGGCGTTCATCGCCCTGGTGCGGCGGCGGAAGCTGGCCGAACTGTGACCCGGCCGGCACCGACGACCAGCTCACCACCGCCCCGACCGGGCCCCGCCGACACCGTTGCGGCTGCCGCCCGGGCCGTGGTACGCGCCACCCGGCGTCGCGGCCGGGCCCGCAGCGCCGGGGTCACCATCACCCTGGCGGTGGTCGCCGCCGCGCTCTTCTGCACCGCCCTGGCCGTGGGCGCGGTGGCCATCCCGCTGCCGGATGTCCTGGACACCCTGTTCGCGGAGGGCAGCCGGCGCGACGAGTTCGTCATCAGCGACGTGCGGCTGCCCCGGGTCCTGACCGGCCTGCTCGCCGGCGCGGCGTTCGGGCTCTCCGGCGCGATCTTCCAGAGCCTGGTGCGTAACCCGCTCGCCAGCCCGGACATCATCGGGATCACCATGGGCGCGAGCGCCGCCGCGGTTGTCTGCATCATCGTGTTCGGCGTGGTCGGTGCCGTCGTGTCGGTCAGCGCGTTCGCCGGTGCGCTCGGTACCGCCGCCCTGATCTACCTGCTGGCCTGGCGGGACGGGATCACCGGATACCGGCTGGTGCTGGTCGGTATCGGGGTGGCCGCGGTGCTCGCCAGCGTGGTGTCGTACCTGATGTCGCGGGCCGAGATCACCAGCGCGCAGCAGGCCCTAGTCTGGCTGACCGGCAGCCTCAACGCCCGTTCCTGGGCACACGTGCAACCCCTCGCCCTGACCATGGCCGTCCTGCTGCCCTGCGCGTTGGGCCTGTCGCGCGAGTTGGACGTGCTGCGTCTCGGCGACGCGACCGCGGTCGGGCTGGGGGCCCGGGTGGAGCGGTTGCGGCTGGCCATCCTGCTGACCGGGGTGGCACTCGCCGCCGTCGCGACCGCGGCGGCCGGCCCGGTGCCGTTCGTGGCGTTCGTCGCCGCCCCGATCGCGCGGCGGCTGGTCCGCGACCGGGGGCCGGCGCTGCTGCCGGCGGCGCTCACCGGCGCGACCATCATGGTTGCCGCGGACCTGACCGCCCAGCATGTGCTCGGCTCCGGGCAGTTCCCGGTCGGCGTGGTGACCGGCGTCGTCGGCGCGCCGTACCTGCTGTGGCTGCTGGCGACCGCCAACCGGGCGGGGCGCGGTGGATGAGGGGAGGAGACGGGTGAACCTCGCCCCCGACGGACCGGTCGGCCTGGGCGCCCGGGAGGTGACCCTCGGGTACGGCGACCGTGCGGTGGTCCGGCGGCTGAGCGTCGATATCCCGGCCGAACGCATCACCGTCATCGTCGGGCCGAACGCCTGCGGCAAGTCCACCCTGCTGCGTGGGCTCGCCCGCCTGCTGGCACCGGCGGGCGGCGCCGTGTACCTCGACGGTCGGGACATCCACACCATGCCGACCCGGCAGGTGGCCACCAGGCTCGGCATTCTGCCGCAGCATCCGGTCGCGCCGGAGGGGATCACCGTGGCCGACCTGGTCGGCCGGGGTCGCTATCCGCACCAGGGCTGGTTCCGTCGGTGGACCGTGACGGACGACGACGCGGTCGCGGCGGCGTTGCAGGCCACCGGCACCCTGGATCTGGTCGGTCGGCCGGTCGACGAGCTGTCCGGCGGGCAGCGGCAGCGGGTCTGGATCGCCATGGCACTCGCCCAGCGGACCCGCGTCCTGCTGCTCGACGAGCCCACCACCTACCTGGACGTGACCCACCAGGTGGAGGTGCTGGACCTGCTGACCGACCTCAACCGGCAGCGTGGGGTCACCATCCTGCTGGTGCTGCACGACCTGAATCTGGCCTGCCGGTACGCCGACCACCTGGTCGCCATGAAGGACGGCGTGCTGGTGGCGGAGGGACCTCCGGAGCAGGTGATCACCTCCGCGATCGTGTCGGAGGTGTTCGGCCTGGACAACCTGGTCGTCGCGGACCCGGTCTCCGGCACGCCGATGGTCGTGCCGGTCGGCCGTTACCACGGCGGCCACGCGGCACCGACACCACGAAATCCGATGATCGCTTCGTTCACCGTGCCACCCGGTGCGGAGAAAGGTTGACCCATGACCCTGCTCCTGGACCGGCCCACCCCGGTCACCGCCCTGCCCGCGCTCGACACCGCTGGCTCTACCGCTCTGGCGGACCTGTTCCGTCTCGCCACGGCGGGCCCGGCCGGCGGGCTGCCCCGCCGCGGCTTCCTCGCCGGTGGCCTCGGTGTGGCCGGCACACTGCTGCTCGGCGCCTGCGGCGACGACAGCGAGCGCACCCCCGACGCCGGCGGGTCGCCCGGGCAGCGGCAGGTGCAGACGGACAAGGGCGAGGTCACCGTGCCGGCCAACCCGGCCCGGGTGGTCTGCGCCGACTACTACGGCGCCTTCGCCGTCGTCGACCTCGGGCTGGTTCCGGTCGGCGTGAGCGGCGGTGGGTACGACGGCACCGGCGACACGTACGCCCCGAAGCTGGCCGAGACGCCGGTGGTCGGCGACTGGACCGAGCCGGACGTGGAGAAGGTCGCCGGCGCCGAGCCGGATCTGATCCTGCGCACCATCGACACTCCGGACGACCTGTACGACCAGCTCAGCAGGATCGCCCCCACGGTGGTGATCTCCTTCCAGCAGCTCAGCCTGCTCGAGGTGGCCAGCCGCATCGGTGAGGTGCTCGGCCGCGGCCAGCAGGCCGACGAACTGCTCAGCCGGTACCGGAGCCACACCAGCGGAATCAAGCAGAAGCACCAGGCCGTACTCGACCGGTACACCTTCACCTTCGTCCAGGTCGCCTCGGACACCACCTTCTGGACCCTCGGGCCGAAGTGGACCGACACCACCGTGCTGGTCGACAGCGGGCTGCGGCTCGCCGAGCCGGCCAACTCCCAGCCGGAGCCGACGAAGGAGTACTCGATGGAGCAGATCGGGATCCTGGAGCCCACCGGAGTGTTGCTCATTCCGTCCGGCCCCGACGGCGTGACACCGGCTCCGGACAGCGCGGCCCTGACCGACAGCGCGCTGTGGAAGCAACTGCCCGCGGTCCGGGCCGGGCGGGTGTACCCGATCCTGTCCGGCGCCGCATCGCTCGGCACCGGCCTGGAACTGACGGAGCGGATCGACACCGTGCTGACCGAACTCACGACGGCCGGCTAAGAGTGCAGAGTCGCGTACACCATCAAGTCACAACGGCATCGACTTCCGTAAGTTCCGTTGGCGACCAAGCGGCCGATTCCGGAGCCGGTCCCCGGTGCTGGCTCGGCGAGCATCCCTTCGCGCGCTGACGGCGTGACGCGCCGCTGCGTGCTGCGGTTGGCGGCTTGACTTGAACGATGGTTGAAGTCCTATCTTGACCTGCGACGACCACACGGAGAGGCGGTGCTACGTGCCGGACGACGCGGGGTTCTACTCGATCATCGACTACACGGTTGACGGGCCGCAGAGCCAGCACGAGCTGATCGAGGCGTTCGCGGAGATCCAGGAGCGCCGCGTGCGCCACTACCCCGGCTATCGCTCGGCCCGACTGCTCGCCAGCCAGGACGGCACGCGCGTGTACAACGTCGTGGCGTGGCAGAGCGAGGCGCACTGGCGCCATTTCGACAAAACCGACGACCTGCAGGAGCGCCAAGCCGACATCGACCGCGCCGTCGACGGTATCTCCGGAACGGCCACTCCCCGCATGACCAACACCCCGCGCTACGACCTCGTGCGCGAAGTGCTGCCCCCGAAGGCCGGCTGATGCGCACGCAAGTGTTCGTCGACATCATCTGCCCGTGGTGCTATATCGGCCTGCGTCGACTTGAGCAGACGCTCGCCCAGCTTCCCACTGGCCACCGGGTCGAGATCGAGTGGCGCAGCTACGAGCTGGGCCAGACGAACACCGAGCCCGGACCGACCGCCGCCGAAGCGCTTGCCACGATGTGGGGCGAGCGCGCAACCGAGCGCCTGCACCAGATCACGGACCTGGGCGCGCAGGTCGGGCTCGACCTGCGCCTCGACCTCGCAACGATGGATTCGCTGTTCGAGTTGTCGTCGATGCCGGCGACCGCGACCAGGTCGCCGCGACCCTCGCCTACGCGCTGGGTCCGTCCGGCAGCACCGGTGTCGTGCTCTGGCTGCACGCTGTGCCCGTGAACGGCACGGGCTGATCGCTCCTCGGCGTGGGACAGTCGGTCGTGGTGGTGTCGGCGGCTGACCCGTCCGGGTGAAATCCCGACGATGACGGGCACCAGCGCATTGCCGCTTGCGGATGTGACTGGCGGCCGGGAAGTTGCATTCTCACCGGATGGATCAGGCATCTTCGTCCTCGGCTGTCAGCTTGGTCGCGCCGTCGGATGGATTAGTTCTGGCCTATTGCAAGGCGGCTGGCGATTGGCTGCTGACCGTCTTCGTTTCTGTGGCGGGAACTTTGGCGCCTTGTCCGGCGACCTGTAGTGCGTCGGTCGTGGTGCGAGGTCGGAGTTGCCTGTGGAGTGGTTTGAAGACGACGGGCTCTGGGTGGACTTCGCGGGGGTGTTGTTCGCCGCGCCGCGCCCTCGGGAGGCGCAGAGGTGGGTGACGACGTCTCCGTTGCTGACGGTGACGGCAGGGACCAGCGTGCTGGATCTGGGCTGCGGGCCCGGTACTGATGCTGTTCCGCTCGCTGGGCGGGGCGCCCAGGTCACTGGAGTTGATTTGAGTTCGGCGATGTTGGACCGTGCCCGCACGGCGAGCGCGGAGGCCGGGGTCACGGTGCGGCTGGTCCACGCCGACATGCGCCAGTTCGTCGAGCCCGCCTGCTACGACCTGGTCATCAGCGGGTACACCTCGTTCGGCTACTTCGCCGACCCGGGGTGGGGTCAGCTGGTGCTGTGTCACGCCTGGTGGTGTCTGGTGTCGGGTGGTCGGCTGCTGATGGACTTGTTCAGCAAGGAGTTTTTTGCCCGGTGGGCAGGCATTCCGAAGACGGTCGAGGTGGACGGTGGTCAGCTGTTCATGCGGGACACCGTCCTGGACGACTGGACTCGGTTGCGCAGCGACTGGACCCTGGTGCGGGGGGACACCGCCCGGCACGGATTCTTCGAACAGTTTGTCTACAGCGCCGTCGAGATCCGCGGCATGCTGGCCGCCGCCGGGTTCACCGGGATCGTCTGCTTCGGTGGCTTCGCGGGAGATCCGTTCGACAACCACGCGAAGCGGCTCGTTGTGGAGGCGACTCGGCCTCCGGAGAGCGAGGGGATTCCCTCGTGACCATTGTGCTCCTCGAAGCGCTCGCCTTCGGCCTCGCTCGCCTGTGCGACGCCGCCGTTGAAGCCGGGCACCGGCTGTGCCTGCTCACCGGAAACCGGTCGGTCTATGCGTACGAACTTGACCGCCTCGGTCCGCAGGACCTAGAGGTGATCGATGTTGACACCACCGATGTGGATGCCTGCGCCGCGATCCTCGACCGGGTCCCGGACCTCGCCGGGTTGGTCAACTCGACCGACATCTGGATGCTGCCCGGCGCGTATCTGGCCGAACGGTACGGCCTGGCCACCTTCGGCCTACAGGTCGCCCGCACCCTGCGGGACAAGGCGCAGGTCCGGACCCTGCTGCACCGGGCCGGACTCAGCCGCGCCAACGCGACCCGGGTCAACGCCACGGCCGAGGCGGTCAGCGACGCGGCGACGGCGATCGGCTACCCGATGATCCTGAAGGACTCGGCGGGTACCTCCTCCCGGTCGGTCTGGCTGCTCCGCGACGACGCCGAGCGCGACCGGGCCGCCCGCGAGGCCGCCGACGCCACCCTGCTGGGCTGGCATCTGGTGGCCGAACCGTACTTCCCCGGCCCGGTCTACAGCGCCGAGACAGTCAGCTGGCAGGGACACACGAGGCTCCTCGGGATCGCCGTACATATCCATACACCGGAGCCGGTCCGTCGGGAGGAGGCGGTCGCCTTCCCAGTCGCCGTGCCACGAGCCGAATTGGACCGGCTGGAAACCTGGATCGGTGAAGTCCTCGCCGCGGTCGGGTTCACCGACGGCGTGGCCCACACCGAGTTCGCCCACACTCCCGACGGCCCCGAGGTCGTGGAGATTAACGGCCGGATCGCCGGGGCGGTCATCGGGGAGATGATGTGCCGCTCGCTCGGGGTGAATGTGTACACAGCGGTTGTCGACGTCGCGCTGCGCCGGCGCCCTCGGCTGCTAGACGCGACATTGACCTCCGGCCGTGGTTACGGCATGACGTTCCTGCACCCACCCGCGGCGGGACGGCTCGCCGGCTGGCATGGCCTCGAACGGCTGCCGCTGTTCCCTGGCAGCCCGGAGTTCTTCCCGACCGCTCAGATCGGCGACCGGATCATCCACCTCGCCGACCAGCGGGGCTGTACCGCCCTGGTGATGGCCGAGGGGCCTACCGCCGAAGTCGGCCTGTATCACTCGCTGGCCGCTGCCGGCACCGTCACCCACGACATGCGACCGCTGGGTTGACTACCCTGGACAAGAGCCTCACGAGCACGTACGGACCGGAGACCTCCGGTGAGCGCAACGCCGACGTCTACGACGAATGGCACGCCAACCTCGACCCGACCGGCGCCGTGCACTGCCTGGCCGACCTGATCGCACAGGGGCCGACAGGGCCAATCCGGGAGAGTAGACCGAACCGGTCGTGTGACGACGAGTTTGGCGACCGTCTCCGTGCTCACCGAGGATCCGACTGCGCAGACTTCACTACGGCAATACGTGTCCCTGCCAGCCGTCCGGTACGTCGGCGCGTCAGTCGGCGGCCGCCAGTGCGGCGATGCGGAGGGAGATGTCACGCACGACGGTCCGGAGATCAGCGCCGGTGCCGTCACTGATGATGGTGAGGGCG
This is a stretch of genomic DNA from Micromonospora sp. WMMD1082. It encodes these proteins:
- a CDS encoding acyl-CoA dehydrogenase family protein → MQLTDDQLALRDTVADFAATHLAPHAVRWDQDKHFPVDVLRKAAELGLGGVYVRESHGGSGLGRRDGVVVFEALATGCPSLAAYTSIHNMVAAMVDRHGGEAQRAAYLPRLCTMEMLGSYCLTEPGAGSDAAAIGTTARRDGDEWVLDGVKQFISGAGAAGLYVVFARTGAPGPNGISAFLVDAGIPGLAFGPNEAKMGWNAQPTRQVILDGVRLPTTALLGAENGGFAIAMAALDGGRLNIGACSLGGAQYALNRARSYLRDRHAFGAPLAHAQALRFRVADAHTLLAAARLLLHQAADALDSDAPDATASCAMAKRLATDTGFDVANTALQLHGGYGYLSETGIEKVVRDLRVHQILEGTNEIMRLIIARSLLDERNAA
- a CDS encoding enoyl-CoA hydratase/isomerase family protein; the encoded protein is MSAPPVIARLTGHLGHLTLNRPAAINALTAEMVTIIRHTLALWAASDRVRTVLVTGAGGRGLCAGGDIRAIHADAVSGGTGSLDFWADEYRLNATIAAYPKPIVAWMDGLVMGGGIGISGHAALRVVTQRSRLAMPEVGIGFHPDVGGSWLLSHAPGQLGTHLALTGTPIGAADAIAAGLADHYIPSERLPYLRLALARRDAAGAVASFATAPPESDLTAARGWIDDCYSGDTMDGIVERLARHPDADARAAAETIATRSPTSLAVTLRSLRSAARLPDLPAALAQEYRLSAALLRLPDLAEGIRAQIIDKDRQPRWQPATVADVPPELVDACIAPIDNPPDLRVEGQK
- the mmsB gene encoding 3-hydroxyisobutyrate dehydrogenase, which translates into the protein MIAFLGLGNMGGPMAANLVTAGHQVIGYDPAPTAVERVAARGVTVADSAAAAVRGADTVITMLPTGQHLAECYDTVLDTAAPGALLLDCSTVAVNDAQAVAARAAEAGFAPLDAPVSGGVAGATAGTLTFMVGGDAAALQRARPLLKVMGSRIIHCGAAGAGQAAKICNNMVLGISMIAVSEAFLLGRSLGLNDQALFDVASTSSAQCWALTSYCPVPGPVPTSPANRGYEGGFSAVLMRKDLHLAQTSAARTDVDTPLGAAAAALYDQFVAAGNGELDFSAIITALATHPRTPEAAS
- a CDS encoding enoyl-CoA hydratase; this encodes MTDEHTIVVDIDHPGVAVITLNRPHALNALSLQVMRDLTAAAASLDADPTVKAIVITGSAKAFAAGADIKEMADRTYSEMYAADWFGGWSALSAVRTPLIAAVAGYALGGGCELAMMCDILIAADTARFGQPEITLGVIPGMGGSQRLTRAIGKAKAMDLCLTGRAITADEAERAGLVSRVVPAEQLLEQALQVATRIASMSAPAARMVKEAVNRSFEVTLAEGLLHERRLFHATFATDDQTEGMAAFIAKRPPLFTDR
- a CDS encoding siderophore-interacting protein encodes the protein MTADTATSPARVRRPMPARVLATRKLTPRLVRITLTGAELDTFGYDGPDHLVRVFLPPEPGAELRLPDGADSWWPAVQAMPAEVRPIVRNYTVRRLDEARREMDIDFVLHGDTGPGSSWAASAAVGDQIGVLSDGAEYAPPPDTVWQLLIGDETALPAIAATVEALPSRIPAVVLLEVGDATDEMPIALPDGARLTWLHRGAEAAGRSDIALRTLRGSELPVGTPYAFVAGESSMVTSVRRHLVQDRGMAKERVYFCGYWRAAPAPSITS
- a CDS encoding iron chelate uptake ABC transporter family permease subunit, whose amino-acid sequence is MQLVDGAADVAAPQRRAAARPATRHSLPLLSGLVVAVAVLATVAIASVSVGAKPIGAGDVFASLLAYDPADGDHLVVRTLRVPRTVVGLLAGMALGLSGAIMQGLTRNPLADPGLLGVNAGAALFVVTGISLFGVTTLTGYVWFAFVGAAVTAVVVYGIAAFGRDGATPVKLALAGAAVSAALASVTTALLLTDTDAFDHFRLWQVGSLAGRGTDLAGQALPFMLAGVLLALPCGRLLNTLSLGDDVARGLGQNVAATRVLGALCVVVLCGTATALAGPVAFVGLAVPHVARLITGPDYRWILPYAMVLAPTLLLAADVVGRVLARPAEVQVGVVTAVIGAPAFIALVRRRKLAEL
- a CDS encoding iron chelate uptake ABC transporter family permease subunit; this translates as MTRPAPTTSSPPPRPGPADTVAAAARAVVRATRRRGRARSAGVTITLAVVAAALFCTALAVGAVAIPLPDVLDTLFAEGSRRDEFVISDVRLPRVLTGLLAGAAFGLSGAIFQSLVRNPLASPDIIGITMGASAAAVVCIIVFGVVGAVVSVSAFAGALGTAALIYLLAWRDGITGYRLVLVGIGVAAVLASVVSYLMSRAEITSAQQALVWLTGSLNARSWAHVQPLALTMAVLLPCALGLSRELDVLRLGDATAVGLGARVERLRLAILLTGVALAAVATAAAGPVPFVAFVAAPIARRLVRDRGPALLPAALTGATIMVAADLTAQHVLGSGQFPVGVVTGVVGAPYLLWLLATANRAGRGG
- a CDS encoding ABC transporter ATP-binding protein, translating into MTLGYGDRAVVRRLSVDIPAERITVIVGPNACGKSTLLRGLARLLAPAGGAVYLDGRDIHTMPTRQVATRLGILPQHPVAPEGITVADLVGRGRYPHQGWFRRWTVTDDDAVAAALQATGTLDLVGRPVDELSGGQRQRVWIAMALAQRTRVLLLDEPTTYLDVTHQVEVLDLLTDLNRQRGVTILLVLHDLNLACRYADHLVAMKDGVLVAEGPPEQVITSAIVSEVFGLDNLVVADPVSGTPMVVPVGRYHGGHAAPTPRNPMIASFTVPPGAEKG
- a CDS encoding ABC transporter substrate-binding protein; the encoded protein is MTLLLDRPTPVTALPALDTAGSTALADLFRLATAGPAGGLPRRGFLAGGLGVAGTLLLGACGDDSERTPDAGGSPGQRQVQTDKGEVTVPANPARVVCADYYGAFAVVDLGLVPVGVSGGGYDGTGDTYAPKLAETPVVGDWTEPDVEKVAGAEPDLILRTIDTPDDLYDQLSRIAPTVVISFQQLSLLEVASRIGEVLGRGQQADELLSRYRSHTSGIKQKHQAVLDRYTFTFVQVASDTTFWTLGPKWTDTTVLVDSGLRLAEPANSQPEPTKEYSMEQIGILEPTGVLLIPSGPDGVTPAPDSAALTDSALWKQLPAVRAGRVYPILSGAASLGTGLELTERIDTVLTELTTAG
- a CDS encoding antibiotic biosynthesis monooxygenase gives rise to the protein MPDDAGFYSIIDYTVDGPQSQHELIEAFAEIQERRVRHYPGYRSARLLASQDGTRVYNVVAWQSEAHWRHFDKTDDLQERQADIDRAVDGISGTATPRMTNTPRYDLVREVLPPKAG